A window of the Garra rufa chromosome 10, GarRuf1.0, whole genome shotgun sequence genome harbors these coding sequences:
- the agtr1a gene encoding type-1 angiotensin II receptor, whose protein sequence is MDNITADLNVALKLTCNMTGHHDFIFTFIPVVYSCNFIIGIVGNSLVVAVIYFCLKLKTVANIFVLNLAVSDLTFLLTLPIWAIYTATGYEWLFGDFLCKAIAGMALLNLYTSIFLLTALSIDRYLAIVHPVKSRRCRTVVYARVTCVLVWVVAFLLSLPTAVIRGTHSIQHNNATITVCAILDKKDHPNVAMAMAALSLMKGVLGFLLPITIILTCYCLIGRSLLKARDIQRNSRSNGDEVLSMLAAAVLSFFLCWTPHQIFNFMEMLLLLKVINNCDVPEIIDTGMPFTICIAFFNSCMNPILYGFVGKNFRRNLLKLLKCSSTSVASHPTLSTKMSSLSYQTSESVHLSVTKPSSLPQAI, encoded by the coding sequence ATGGACAACATTACAGCCGACCTTAACGTGGCCCTCAAGCTCACGTGCAACATGACTGGGCACCACGATTTCATCTTCACGTTCATCCCAGTAGTCTACAGTTGCAACTTTATCATTGGAATCGTAGGCAACAGTTTGGTAGTCGCTGTCATCTACTTCTGTTTGAAGCTGAAGACGGTTGCCAACATATTTGTTTTGAACTTAGCCGTGTCAGACTTGACTTTCCTCCTCACCCTGCCCATTTGGGCCATATACACCGCAACAGGCTACGAGTGGCTCTTTGGAGACTTCCTATGTAAAGCCATCGCTGGTATGGCCCTTCTTAATCTATATACTAGTATTTTTCTCCTCACTGCTCTCAGCATTGACCGGTATCTGGCCATTGTTCATCCCGTCAAGTCCAGACGGTGCCGTACAGTGGTGTACGCCCGTGTGACGTGCGTCTTGGTTTGGGTAGTGGCTTTCCTTTTAAGCCTTCCCACAGCTGTTATACGTGGGACCCATTCTATTCAACATAACAATGCGACAATAACTGTCTGTGCCATCCTGGACAAAAAAGATCATCCCAATGTGGCAATGGCAATGGCAGCTCTCAGTCTGATGAAGGGTGTTCTTGGGTTCCTTCTGCCCATCACCATCATCCTCACATGCTATTGCCTGATCGGTCGGTCTCTGCTCAAAGCACGGGACATTCAGAGGAATTCGAGATCGAATGGGGATGAGGTGTTGAGCATGCTGGCCGCCGCCGTGCTGTCGTTTTTCCTTTGCTGGACACCACATCAGATCTTCAACTTCATGGAAATGCTTCTTCTGCTGAAAGTGATCAACAACTGTGATGTCCCTGAGATCATTGACACCGGAATGCCGTTCACCATTTGTATTGCCTTTTTCAACAGCTGTATGAACCCAATCCTGTACGGTTTTGTTGGGAAGAACTTTCGCAGAAACTTGCTGAAGCTCTTGAAGTGTTCCTCCACTTCTGTGGCCTCTCACCCCACCCTCAGTACCAAGATGAGCTCACTCTCGTATCAAACCTCAGAGTCAGTACACCTCTCCGTCACTAAACCGTCCTCACTACCTCAAGCCATATGA